The Pochonia chlamydosporia 170 chromosome 3, whole genome shotgun sequence genome contains the following window.
CACTGGATATAAGAACTGAAGAGTATGTTTTCGATTTTGACCACTTGATCGAGAAACTGCTGATTACGCCTGGAATGTTTTTCTGTCAGATCTGAACTGAGCTATTTTGACGAATGCCTCAGTTGTGCTTTCCCGCCTATCTCAAGAGCATGTCAGTGTATCGTCCAGGCGGGATGGATTCACTGCGTCACTACTGACCCACATCCCACATCCTATTAGCCGAGATTTCTCCGGCTCGTCACGGGTTTGGGTTGTCACTAGTCTCCTCGCCACCCACACCACAAGAAATCAATGGTTCCTCCTCTTTAATTCCGACACCGTCTTTAGGTCGCATCACCACGaatatcatcatccatcgCTAAATTCGCCTACCGCAACCTGGTGAACACTAGCATTTGGATATTTCGACAAAGAAGCTAACATTCAGTACCCCTCGGATCGTCACCATGATGCCAGGGTGGTCGACCACGCAACAAGCGCCTGGCGTCTCACAACCGACCCAACCGGTTTCGTACAATTACTCTGCCAGTAAGAAATTTCATCAACACGATCTGCTTGATCACAGAACTCGTCAACTCACTATCACCGCAGACCCTGCCTTCGTTCCGGTACAAGTTCGCCAAGGCTTCAGTCAGTACGCTCCTCCAACACCGCCCTCACACGCTGGATATGTGCCACCCGTCGCAGCAGCTGCCCCGTCACAAGTAGAgcagcccaagccaaagacgGAGTGGCCTGCATCTGTTCGAAGTTATGTACAGCGATCTTTTCTCCCCCAAAACGACGAGCCTTCCGTTTCTCGTGCAGAACTCGAAGCCAAACTTAAGGAGACTATTGGGACTGCCAAAGAAAACGGCACCTTGTATACGATAGACTGGGATGCTGTTCCTTTACCTCAAGCTCTTGTGAAAGCCGACCGTGATGCATTGTACAACCGCAATATCCACACGCCGTCGTCTGAGTCTCGAGCCAACcccaagaaaagaaaatcGTCAGATTTGGCCAACGGTGAATCGAATCAACCACCGTGGTACAATGCTAACTCTCGATCATCCCTCGAGACTCGTATCTCATATCCGTCACCGGACAAGCGTTCTGTATTTGATGACAACTCGGCGAAGTCAAGTAAGTTCCACAAGGAGGCCGCCAATAAACGCAAGCGCCGCTTCGAGAGCGAGTACAAGGCCGTGTATAGGTCGCCGAGTCCAACTCCACCATCGTCTGGTCCCATTATTGGAACCAGTGAGGTTTTAGAAAAGAGGTATCTCCGCCTGACTGCGCCTCCGATTCCTTCCAATGTCCGGCCAGAGCGTATTCTGCGTCAGACACTGGACCTGTTGAAAAAGAAGTGGAGGAAAGAGGGAAATTATTCATATATATGCGACCAGTTCAAGTCGATGCGACAAGATCTTACTGTCCAACGGATTAAAAACGATTTTACTGTCTCCGTGTACGAAATCCACGCCCGCATCGCTTTGGAAAAGGGAGATATCGGTGAGTATAATCAGTGCCAGACCCAGCTCCGCTCCCTGTATAGTTTGGGTTTAAAGGGCAACCACGTCGAGTTCAAAGCGTATCGTATTCTTTATTTCATTCATACCGCCAATCGCACCGGTCTAAACGACGCGATTGCAGATCTAACCACAGCAgaaaaggaggagaagccgATTAAACATGCGTTGCAAGTTCGATCAGCTTTGGCCTTGGGAAATTATCACAAGTTCTTCCAGCTCTATCTTGACACGCCCAATATGGGCGCCTATCTCATGGACATGTTTGTTGCAAGAGAGCGCCTCGCTGCCTTGTGTAATGTTTGCAAAAGGTATGTCCAAATTCTGTCTTGTACCGTCGCGAATTTGCGATGTAGTCAAATAGGAGCTAACTGTCTGTAGTTATAAACCGGACGTGAAACTCCGTTTCATAACTGAAGAGCTTGGCTTCGAGtctgatgccgatgctgcGCAGTTCATCATCGACCACAACGGCCAGCACCTGTTAGAAGACCGATCAGACAACATTGTGTTCCTGAGCGGGAAAGCTGGCCAGCTTTTCGAAGCATCCCGATCCGAGGCTTTCCGAAGAGTCGACATCAAAGGGCAAATCTAACCTTTCGATGGGGTTCTTTTTTCATTGTTTCTCATCCCTGACCCCGCACCATTTGTTTCGGTTCCTTGGCAACACAGTAGACGTCAACGTGTACCCCCTCAGCCCTCTTCAACTGCGATGCCTTACTTGATTATGATAACATTTTTACTCGTGGCTTGTTATCACCATGAATTTGATCCGCTATGTGGGATCAAAACTGGATGAGACGATCACTTAATACCATGGAATGATGACAACGGTGTTTCGGTTTGACCTCACCTGGCACTGGCTAGGAGGACATTACTGGAAAGCGTTGCTGATGTTCTTATTTCGATTCTAACTGTCCCGATACCTAGTGTTGGGGACCGACGCCCTGACTCTCACCAGTATGATGACGGAAGCTTTTATGTTTGTTTCACACTGTAGCAAGGTGGCTGCTACAGATGATTGCTTTGATTCAGAACCGATACCCATGAACCTGGCGTTCAGTACTAGCGACAAAAACCTATCATGCCCATTTTTTTCAAGTCGTAAAAACATTCGACCTCTCTCTCAACAATTGACAATAGACCACCATACAGATACGGATCGCTTTCTGGATAAAATGATTAGCATGGGAACAAGGAGAATTTTATAGTTTAGCCTAGCATATATAAttacttctttctttcttttaACAATCTGCATGCCACTCATTCCACGTCTTTTTTGTCTGCTAGTCAGGCTTCATGAAGATGCCACGAACATGGCGTGACCATTGCTGGGCTTGGTAAGCGCCGAGGTAAATATAATAATAGCATCCCCCGCCATTGATAACACCTGCATGATGTTGGCCAAACGGTCGAGTTAATCGGCCAACAGACACAGTTGCTGAGCCACTAAAGTGGCATGATGTCAATTTCAGCTGCTGCCGTCGTCACAATGGCCGACCAACCCGTAAATGTGGCCCAACCTTGGCAACtcttcaagaacaagaccTGTTGGACGGCCACTGCTGTGCTGGAGCTTGCGTGTCTCGCCATATGCAGTTGGGTCGGGCTTTGCATATCCAAAACTTCAGCCATCTGCATGGCCTCGGACAGTGTAACCGGGTAACACGAGCGGTAAGTGCAAACAGCGGGTTGGTCCATCATTGAAATTCTTCAAACTGAAACTTAAATCAATTGCTCTTGTGGCTGTGTGGTTTTGTAGCTGAAGCAGAGAAGGCTGAACTGGCATGGACGACCAGACGTCCAGGGTTCAATTGGCTGTTGAATATAGTCCTGCGTAAGTCTTTGTGGGGGTTGCTCTTCGGGAAAAGATTTCGTTCGTGCTTGTGTGGTGAGGAGTGATGCTGATCATTGATTGATATGATGTCCAGTACAAGTATATATAGTTTGTTTTCAGCCATGTCCAGTTGACTTTCACACAGTACACTACTATCAGCGAGAATCTTTGTTTATAACCACGTAATTCTTCTACATCAGTACGAACGAAATTTTGCTTTATTGCCCTTCCATACATCCATCTGTGCCAATGGACTCTGACCAGACACAATCTCTCGGCGGATCAGGTCGACGTCAAGCCCTGCTTGACATCATTGACAGCCTGAGAGACTACAATCTAGATCGATATGTCGAACTCCCACAAATCATTGTCGTTGGAGATCAATCATCCGGCAAGAGTTCTGTTTTAGAATCCATCTCAAGGGCCAAATTCCCATCCAAGAGCGACTTGTGTACACGATTTGCGACGGAGCTGGTCCTTCGTCGCAAAATCGGTGAACAATCCTGCCGGGTGAGAATCAAGACACTTCCCGAGGACTCTGAAGAAACGCGACTGAAAATAAATGACTTTAACCAAGTCAACTTCGAGGCGCCTGAACTGCCAGAAATCATTCAGAAAGCCACTCAGTGCATGGGTGTTCAGGATGGCAAGCACAGCTTCTCCAGGCACACTCTCCACATTCAGATTTCAGGACCCAACGTCCATCAGTTGACTCTGATTGATCTACCTGGATTTTACCACTCCAGGGACACGGTACAATCGGCTGCTGGCAAGGACCTCGTCAACAAGATTGTCGGCGAGTACATGTCCAAGAAGAACACCATCATACTGGCGGTGGTCTCTGCGAAAAGCCACCCTGTTATGCAAAAGGTGCTAGAAGAAATCAAGGTACATGATCCTGAGGGACAGAGATGCCTTGGTATTATCACCAAACCCGATAAGCTGGACCCGGGGAGTGGTGACGAGGCCGCGTTTCTTCAGTTACTGAAGAATCAGAAGACGTCGTCTCACTACCTcaagcatggctggcatgTCCTCCGCAATAGGGGAGAAGCAGAACCAGATGACTTTGACTCTCGGGATCAGCTTGAGCGGGAGCTGTTTCAGACAGAGCCGTGGGATAGAATTGACGACAAGCGCAAGGGCATCGAGTCTCTGCGGACAAAGCTTAGTGATATTTTGGAGAAGCACATCTCACAGGGTTTCCCTGAGCTGAGGCAGAAGATccagacattgaagacgGATGCTGAGCGCAGGTCCCGAGACCTCGGGGGAGAGCGTGTAACAGACATCCAACGCATGAGTTTCCTCGAGAAGATTGCACGCAACTACACCCAACTTGCGGACCAGGCTGTGGAGGGCCGATACGCAGACGAGTTCTTCAGCCAAAAGACCGATGGAGTCGCTGCAAAGTACAATCTTCGAGCTCAAGTACGATACTTTAACCAGGTATTCGCGGGAGTCATGTTCTTCAGAGGGGCAACACTGTCAATCCAATGGCACGCTCACAATGACGAGGAGGCGTGGAAGCGAGCACCTCAGCCGTCTTCAGTGCCTCCGTCTGATGTCACAGAGTACAGGGCTCTAGAACCTGTCTTAATCTCCCAGGAGGAGATTCAACTGCAGATCCGGGCACAGCTGGAGGACAATCGAGACATTTCTCTTCCAGGCGGCACAAGCAACAAGGCAGCCATGGATTTGTTCAAGAACTTGACTTCAAAGTGGGAGGACATTGGCCGTCGACACATAAAGATTGTGCTGGAAAGAGCAGAGTCGTTTGTCTACGCCGCTTTCTCGCATCTCCTCCgcgatgacgacgagacCAGGAACAGGCTTGAGCGTTATTGCATACAGCGATTCTTTCAAGACAGACAGGAGCAGCTGTTGCAAaagctggaggagattcTTCCCAAGCACGGTAAGAATGTGTTCCCACTCGCCATGGAGGATATCTTCCAGCAAAACTTGGTGAACCGAGAACTACACAGAGCGCAGAGGCTGTGGAATTCTGTGCAAGAAAAGCCTGAGTTTCTGCAGGCCTTGAGCGCCGATAATATCAGTCCGGGGAATACTGCGCTGGTCAAAAGCCTTTTCGACGTAGAGACGTGTTCTGTTGACAAATGGCAGTTGGAGCGTATTCTGTACTCGACTGTGGAACTCTATGATGTGAGTCTGCTTCTTTGAACGTTTCCAGCGTCAAGGTATGATGAAGTTTGTGTACTGATGCATTGTAGATGGTTTTGCGGAATTTCATTTCCAACGTAATCCTGCTGGCTGTTGAGAATCTGCTCATGCACGAGATTCCGAACTTATTCACGACGGACATGATTATCCGGATGAGCTcagaagagctggaggaaCTGGCGGCCGAGTCGGAGGATGTAGCTGCACGGAGGAAAGATATTACTGATGAGCTTCAGACGCTTAAAGACGGACTGGCTCTGTGTGATGACTGGGATAAGCGATCAAAATGTAAGTGTCTTCGTGCCTGTGAGAGCGGATGAGGCAGGGGTTTACTGACTTGATGCTGTGCTAGCTCCATCGACTACTCCCCATAGGGGCAGCTCTTCTCAAGTGATGAGATCAGTCAATAGGGAAACCTCTCCATGTGGAATTCCTAGGATTGCAGTACATGAAAACGCCGACGGTCCAGGTCATGATGTGTTTCATACTCCGAATGAGGTGATGgcaggcagcagaagccaaTCAGCCATCAACCTGGATAAGTATGGCCGGAACAACGGCAAGATGATTAGTGTGGTGTCTTAGCTGGTGTGTTGCAGCAGTATTGTGTATGTAGCGACTGTGTTTGGCCTTGTTTGTCATTGTAATCGTTTGATTGGTTTGCCAATTAGTCGTTGTCACAATGTGATGAGATATGACAACGAAAGCTGCGTTGTATGCCTTTACATCACCCGAAACATGAGATCTCGCCCACCAAAGCATGCTGTTGCCCCAGTGCTTCTTCAATTTGAGAGACATGCACTGTGGATATTACGTCACCCGTTTTACTCGAGACCTGTAGCGAGTCAGTCCCTACTACTCGTCTTATACAGGATTTTCTGTTTCCTGAGAAGAAACAATAAACGGCGTCGCAAAAACGCAAACATGTGAACCCTTCATGATTTCCACACCGGGAGGAATGATACCCGTCAATGCATAGGATTCTTGGTCATAATCTTCGTCCAGTCGGAAGTGTATGGTTTCAGAGTTGCGATGGACCTAGTTCGCTAGTTGGCCCGGTGTGG
Protein-coding sequences here:
- a CDS encoding GANP domain-containing protein (similar to Magnaporthe oryzae 70-15 XP_003714698.1), with translation MMPGWSTTQQAPGVSQPTQPVSYNYSANPAFVPVQVRQGFSQYAPPTPPSHAGYVPPVAAAAPSQVEQPKPKTEWPASVRSYVQRSFLPQNDEPSVSRAELEAKLKETIGTAKENGTLYTIDWDAVPLPQALVKADRDALYNRNIHTPSSESRANPKKRKSSDLANGESNQPPWYNANSRSSLETRISYPSPDKRSVFDDNSAKSSKFHKEAANKRKRRFESEYKAVYRSPSPTPPSSGPIIGTSEVLEKRYLRLTAPPIPSNVRPERILRQTLDLLKKKWRKEGNYSYICDQFKSMRQDLTVQRIKNDFTVSVYEIHARIALEKGDIGEYNQCQTQLRSLYSLGLKGNHVEFKAYRILYFIHTANRTGLNDAIADLTTAEKEEKPIKHALQVRSALALGNYHKFFQLYLDTPNMGAYLMDMFVARERLAALCNVCKSYKPDVKLRFITEELGFESDADAAQFIIDHNGQHLLEDRSDNIVFLSGKAGQLFEASRSEAFRRVDIKGQI
- a CDS encoding dynamin family protein (similar to Eutypa lata UCREL1 XP_007798749.1), which encodes MDSDQTQSLGGSGRRQALLDIIDSLRDYNLDRYVELPQIIVVGDQSSGKSSVLESISRAKFPSKSDLCTRFATELVLRRKIGEQSCRVRIKTLPEDSEETRLKINDFNQVNFEAPELPEIIQKATQCMGVQDGKHSFSRHTLHIQISGPNVHQLTLIDLPGFYHSRDTVQSAAGKDLVNKIVGEYMSKKNTIILAVVSAKSHPVMQKVLEEIKVHDPEGQRCLGIITKPDKLDPGSGDEAAFLQLLKNQKTSSHYLKHGWHVLRNRGEAEPDDFDSRDQLERELFQTEPWDRIDDKRKGIESLRTKLSDILEKHISQGFPELRQKIQTLKTDAERRSRDLGGERVTDIQRMSFLEKIARNYTQLADQAVEGRYADEFFSQKTDGVAAKYNLRAQVRYFNQVFAGVMFFRGATLSIQWHAHNDEEAWKRAPQPSSVPPSDVTEYRALEPVLISQEEIQLQIRAQLEDNRDISLPGGTSNKAAMDLFKNLTSKWEDIGRRHIKIVLERAESFVYAAFSHLLRDDDETRNRLERYCIQRFFQDRQEQLLQKLEEILPKHGKNVFPLAMEDIFQQNLVNRELHRAQRLWNSVQEKPEFLQALSADNISPGNTALVKSLFDVETCSVDKWQLERILYSTVELYDMVLRNFISNVILLAVENLLMHEIPNLFTTDMIIRMSSEELEELAAESEDVAARRKDITDELQTLKDGLALCDDWDKRSKWAALLK